The following coding sequences are from one Aeromicrobium duanguangcaii window:
- a CDS encoding DoxX family protein, with amino-acid sequence MTLLRAVARPMLATMFISGGVMALRKPDALAAKAQPVTDVLRKVAPQVPLSAKNLVRLNGVVHVAAGATLATGRLPRTSALVLAATMPATTVTGHPFWNETDPVARRNQFTHFMKNISLTGGLLLSTLDPDPHKPWLGSRAAHRAVAAKDTVVDQISDLRG; translated from the coding sequence ATGACTCTCCTGCGTGCGGTGGCCCGTCCGATGCTGGCGACGATGTTCATCTCCGGCGGGGTGATGGCGTTGCGCAAGCCCGACGCGTTGGCCGCGAAGGCCCAGCCCGTCACCGACGTCCTGCGCAAGGTGGCTCCCCAGGTCCCCCTGTCGGCCAAGAACCTGGTTCGCCTGAACGGGGTCGTGCACGTCGCGGCCGGCGCGACGCTGGCCACCGGACGGCTGCCGCGGACGTCCGCCCTCGTCCTCGCGGCCACGATGCCGGCCACGACCGTCACGGGTCACCCGTTCTGGAACGAGACCGACCCCGTGGCCCGGCGGAACCAGTTCACGCACTTCATGAAGAACATCTCGCTGACCGGCGGACTCCTGCTGTCGACGCTCGACCCCGACCCGCACAAGCCGTGGCTGGGTTCGCGTGCCGCCCATCGCGCCGTCGCGGCGAAGGACACCGTCGTCGACCAGATCAGCGACTTGCGGGGATGA
- the aroA gene encoding 3-phosphoshikimate 1-carboxyvinyltransferase, translated as MTDWRAPRVAGAVQSDVLLPGSKSQTNRALVLAAISDGPSVVRLPLVARDTELMASALASLGARLDRDADQWTIEPITPVESAAVDCGLAGTVMRFVPPVAALGTGPVRFDGDPRARERPMGTTISSLRDLGVQVDDDGRSTLPFTVHGAGEVRGGSLTVDASASSQFVSALLLVAPRFREGLDLRHEGGSLPSLPHVAMTVTELRRRGVVVDESPGRWQVHPGPVKALDVTIEPDLSNAGPFVAAALATAGRVRVRHWPEQTDQAGDAWRDLAVAFGGTAERDGDDLVFTGPDRLRGVDLDLHDVGELTPVVAALAALADTPSTLTGIAHLRGHETDRLAALATEINRLGGRVDEREDGLVISPAPLHGGSFATYEDHRMAHAGAVIGLRVDDVTVENIGTTAKTYPGFADDWMRAVS; from the coding sequence ATGACCGACTGGCGTGCCCCGCGGGTCGCAGGCGCGGTCCAGTCCGACGTCCTGCTTCCCGGATCGAAGTCCCAGACCAACCGCGCCCTCGTCCTGGCCGCGATCTCGGACGGACCCAGCGTGGTCCGGCTGCCCCTGGTCGCCCGCGACACCGAGCTGATGGCCTCGGCCCTGGCGTCCCTCGGCGCCCGACTCGACCGCGACGCCGACCAGTGGACGATCGAGCCGATCACTCCCGTCGAGTCGGCCGCGGTCGACTGCGGACTCGCCGGCACCGTGATGCGCTTCGTCCCGCCGGTCGCCGCGCTCGGCACGGGACCCGTGCGCTTCGACGGCGACCCCCGAGCCCGTGAGCGTCCGATGGGCACCACGATCTCCAGCCTGCGTGACCTGGGCGTGCAGGTCGACGACGACGGCCGCTCGACCCTGCCCTTCACCGTGCACGGCGCCGGCGAGGTCCGCGGCGGATCGCTGACCGTCGACGCCTCGGCCTCGAGCCAGTTCGTGTCCGCCCTGCTGCTGGTCGCCCCGCGGTTCCGCGAGGGCCTCGACCTGCGGCACGAGGGCGGGTCGCTGCCCTCGCTGCCGCACGTCGCCATGACGGTCACCGAGCTGCGCCGTCGCGGAGTCGTCGTCGACGAGTCGCCCGGTCGCTGGCAGGTCCATCCCGGGCCCGTCAAGGCGCTCGACGTCACCATCGAGCCCGACCTGTCCAACGCCGGCCCCTTCGTCGCCGCCGCCCTCGCGACCGCCGGTCGCGTGCGGGTGCGCCACTGGCCCGAGCAGACCGACCAGGCCGGCGACGCCTGGCGCGACCTCGCCGTGGCCTTCGGCGGCACGGCCGAGCGGGACGGGGACGACCTCGTCTTCACGGGTCCGGACCGCCTGCGCGGCGTCGACCTCGACCTGCACGACGTCGGCGAGCTGACCCCCGTGGTGGCGGCGCTGGCCGCGCTTGCGGACACGCCCAGCACGCTGACCGGCATCGCCCACCTGCGCGGCCATGAGACCGACCGGCTCGCGGCCCTGGCCACCGAGATCAACCGCCTCGGCGGCCGGGTGGACGAGCGCGAGGACGGCCTCGTCATCTCGCCCGCCCCGCTGCACGGCGGATCCTTCGCCACCTACGAGGACCACCGCATGGCGCACGCCGGCGCGGTCATCGGCCTGCGCGTCGACGACGTCACGGTCGAGAACATCGGCACCACGGCCAAGACCTACCCGGGCTTCGCCGACGACTGGATGCGGGCGGTGTCGTGA
- the rsgA gene encoding ribosome small subunit-dependent GTPase A — translation MRDEHDQYERPRRRTRPRTKDRPDYSDAVVAIVTTVDRGRYTLLLEDGTVVTAMKSRPLGRQGVVVGDEVRIVGDVSGAPGSLARIVEVLERRTVLRRSADDDDPIERVVVANADQLVIVTALADPPPRPGLIDRCLVAAYDAGMDPAVCLTKADLAPAEDVVAQLAPLDVRIVTTRLDGDLDDLRDLLRDRTSVLIGHSGVGKSTLVNALVPDAHRTTSHVNVVTGRGRHTSTSAMILPLPFGGRIVDTPGFRSFGLAHVDIERILRAFADLNTAARDCPRGCTHLAEAPECALDTAAANGEIDPARLQSFRRIMASRSLADEY, via the coding sequence GTGAGGGACGAGCACGACCAGTACGAGCGGCCCCGTCGGCGCACCCGGCCCCGCACGAAGGACCGGCCGGACTACTCCGACGCGGTGGTCGCCATCGTCACCACCGTCGACCGCGGCCGCTACACGCTGCTGCTCGAGGACGGCACCGTCGTCACGGCGATGAAGTCGCGTCCCCTGGGCCGTCAGGGTGTCGTCGTGGGCGACGAGGTCCGCATCGTCGGCGACGTCTCCGGCGCCCCGGGCAGCCTCGCGCGCATCGTCGAGGTGCTCGAGCGGCGCACCGTGCTGCGGCGCAGCGCCGACGACGACGATCCGATCGAGCGGGTCGTCGTGGCGAACGCCGACCAGCTGGTGATCGTCACGGCGCTGGCCGACCCGCCCCCGCGACCGGGCCTGATCGACCGTTGCCTGGTGGCGGCGTACGACGCCGGCATGGACCCCGCGGTCTGCCTGACCAAGGCCGACCTCGCCCCGGCCGAGGACGTCGTGGCGCAGCTGGCGCCGCTGGACGTGCGCATCGTGACCACGCGCCTCGACGGCGACCTGGACGACCTGCGCGACCTGCTGCGCGACCGCACCAGCGTGCTGATCGGGCACAGCGGCGTCGGCAAGTCCACGCTCGTCAACGCTCTGGTCCCGGACGCTCACCGCACGACCAGCCACGTCAACGTGGTCACGGGCCGCGGCCGCCACACCTCGACCTCGGCGATGATCCTGCCGCTGCCGTTCGGCGGTCGGATCGTCGACACCCCCGGCTTCCGGTCGTTCGGCCTCGCGCACGTCGACATCGAGCGGATCCTGCGCGCCTTCGCCGATCTCAACACCGCGGCACGGGACTGCCCGCGCGGGTGCACCCACCTGGCCGAGGCGCCCGAGTGCGCCCTCGACACGGCCGCCGCGAACGGCGAGATCGACCCGGCGCGGCTCCAGTCGTTCCGCCGGATCATGGCCAGTCGCTCCCTCGCCGACGAGTACTGA
- the hisN gene encoding histidinol-phosphatase, whose translation MANPYLDDLRLAHVLADSADNLSMDRFGALDLEVSTKPDMTYVTESDRAVEDAIRRTLKTSRGRDIVLGEESGEIEGTSENSERRWIVDPIDGTSNFVRGVPVWATLIALEEAGEIVVGCVSAPALGRRWWAMKGDGAHTGKSFRQTRPIHVSAVRELTAASMSYSSAPSWDQINRQGEFDALLRQCWRTRAYGDFWSYMLVAEGAVDIAAEPELNLWDMAALDIIVREAGGQFTSLAGEPGPWGANAVATNGRLHDAVMAYLGHFPDDGSVWADESGDSSDEPVADNVTRLRFNRDD comes from the coding sequence ATGGCCAACCCGTACCTCGACGACCTGCGACTGGCCCACGTCCTGGCCGACTCCGCGGACAACCTCAGCATGGACCGCTTCGGCGCCCTCGATCTCGAGGTCTCGACGAAGCCGGACATGACGTACGTGACCGAGTCCGACCGCGCCGTCGAAGACGCGATCCGCCGCACCCTCAAGACCTCGCGCGGCCGCGACATCGTGCTCGGCGAGGAGTCCGGCGAGATCGAGGGGACGTCCGAGAACTCCGAGCGGCGCTGGATCGTGGACCCGATCGACGGCACCTCCAACTTCGTCCGTGGCGTCCCGGTGTGGGCCACGCTCATCGCCCTGGAGGAGGCCGGCGAGATCGTCGTCGGCTGCGTCTCGGCGCCGGCCCTGGGTCGCCGCTGGTGGGCCATGAAGGGCGACGGCGCCCACACGGGCAAGTCGTTCCGCCAGACCCGCCCCATCCACGTCTCCGCGGTGCGCGAGCTGACCGCTGCGTCGATGTCGTACTCCTCGGCGCCCAGCTGGGACCAGATCAACCGGCAGGGCGAGTTCGACGCGCTGCTGCGCCAGTGCTGGCGCACCCGGGCCTACGGCGACTTCTGGTCGTACATGCTCGTGGCCGAGGGTGCGGTCGACATCGCCGCCGAGCCCGAGCTGAACCTGTGGGACATGGCCGCGCTCGACATCATCGTGCGCGAGGCCGGCGGTCAGTTCACGAGCCTGGCCGGCGAGCCCGGACCCTGGGGCGCCAACGCCGTCGCGACCAACGGACGGCTGCACGACGCGGTCATGGCGTATCTGGGCCACTTCCCCGACGACGGCTCGGTCTGGGCCGACGAGTCCGGCGACTCCTCCGACGAGCCCGTGGCCGACAACGTCACGCGACTGCGCTTCAACCGCGACGACTGA
- a CDS encoding CBS domain-containing protein gives MRVRDVLTAKGSATVLTISPDATVDELLDMLAEHNVGALVVSSDGRSMGGIVSERDVVRKLRGLEHPRSATVSQIMTTDVQVCGPEDSFGSLMSTMTDHRVRHVPVIENDEVVGILSIGDAVKFRMDQLEFERDQLSNYVQG, from the coding sequence ATGCGTGTACGCGACGTCCTCACTGCCAAGGGCAGTGCCACCGTCCTGACCATCTCGCCCGACGCCACCGTGGACGAGCTGCTGGACATGCTCGCCGAGCACAATGTCGGCGCCCTGGTGGTCAGCAGCGACGGCCGCTCGATGGGCGGGATCGTCTCCGAGCGCGACGTCGTGCGCAAGCTGCGCGGCCTGGAGCACCCGCGCTCGGCGACCGTCTCGCAGATCATGACGACCGACGTCCAGGTGTGTGGGCCCGAGGACTCCTTCGGCTCGCTGATGAGCACGATGACCGACCACCGCGTGCGCCACGTGCCGGTGATCGAGAACGACGAGGTCGTCGGGATCCTCAGCATCGGGGACGCCGTGAAGTTCCGGATGGACCAGCTGGAGTTCGAGCGCGACCAGCTCTCGAACTACGTGCAGGGCTGA
- a CDS encoding PadR family transcriptional regulator, with translation MHRTEHRPAGRPRHPHRSRRSGPRDFDWELGPGRSGRGGRRGRKGGDVRAAALLLLAEAPAHGYSLIQQIAARSDGAWSPSPGSIYPVLQQLEDEGLIEFTRVEGRKTASLTETGAAYVEENREALGEPWDSEQLGRGIPAESAALNTALKSLMSAARHVMTDGSPAHQAQAAAIVADTRRRLYGLLADDES, from the coding sequence ATGCATCGCACCGAGCACCGACCTGCCGGGCGCCCCCGCCACCCCCACCGCTCGCGGCGCAGTGGTCCGCGCGACTTCGACTGGGAGCTCGGTCCGGGCCGCTCGGGACGCGGTGGGCGGCGCGGACGCAAGGGCGGCGACGTGCGTGCGGCTGCGCTGCTGCTGCTGGCCGAGGCACCGGCGCACGGCTACAGCCTGATCCAGCAGATCGCCGCGCGCAGCGACGGCGCCTGGTCCCCCAGCCCCGGGTCGATCTACCCGGTGCTGCAGCAGCTGGAGGACGAGGGCCTGATCGAGTTCACGCGGGTCGAGGGGCGCAAGACCGCGAGCCTGACCGAGACCGGCGCGGCCTACGTCGAGGAGAACCGCGAGGCGCTCGGCGAGCCCTGGGACTCCGAGCAGCTCGGCCGGGGCATCCCCGCGGAGTCCGCCGCGCTCAACACCGCGCTCAAGTCGCTGATGTCCGCGGCACGCCACGTCATGACCGACGGCTCCCCCGCCCACCAGGCCCAGGCGGCCGCGATCGTGGCCGACACGCGCCGGCGGCTGTACGGCCTGCTCGCCGACGATGAGTCCTGA
- the arfB gene encoding alternative ribosome rescue aminoacyl-tRNA hydrolase ArfB — MSPDRPVVRLPESELTWRFSRSSGPGGQHVNTTETRAEVLWSPGESSVLTADQKARVLSRLRGRLVDGQLSVVASAHRSQLRNREDAVQRLEELVAEALRPVKSRRPTRPTRGSVERRLDAKKRRSQIKRGRREW; from the coding sequence ATGAGTCCTGACCGGCCGGTCGTCCGACTCCCCGAGTCGGAGCTGACCTGGCGCTTCAGCCGCTCGTCCGGACCCGGGGGCCAGCACGTCAACACCACCGAGACCCGCGCGGAGGTCCTCTGGTCCCCCGGCGAGAGCAGCGTCCTCACGGCGGACCAGAAGGCGCGGGTCCTCTCGCGGTTGCGCGGACGCCTCGTCGACGGCCAGCTGTCGGTCGTCGCCTCGGCGCACCGGTCGCAACTGCGCAACCGTGAGGACGCGGTGCAGCGGCTGGAGGAGCTGGTCGCGGAGGCGCTGCGCCCCGTGAAGAGCCGCCGGCCCACCCGGCCCACCCGTGGGTCCGTCGAGCGGCGACTCGACGCGAAGAAGCGGCGCAGCCAGATCAAGCGCGGCCGGCGCGAGTGGTGA
- the cls gene encoding cardiolipin synthase: MSEVGTILSVVAVVAHFAINIAAIGFIPEGRRPQTAMAWLILIAFAPFVGALAFLFFGSARIGHHRHRELTAANRVIAQETRGLTAPVPADAPDYVAPLVLLNRRLASMPLTAGNHVTLLPDYQESIDEMIAAIDLARERVHVEFYIVALDEMTTPFFDALDRATARGVTVRLLFDHLGTRRINGYRALKRRLAASDIEWHLMMPLLPLKGRFRRPDLRNHRKLLVVDDVVGFTGSLNLTHPSYDKPKNRRIGRAWVELWCRVEGPVVATIDALFSADWALETGEVLDITTHEVEQSPHSSRDVVGVAAQLIPSGPGFEEENNLRLFTSLLYNARHRISLTSPYFVPDETLLYAVTTAAQRGVDIELFVSEQADQFMVGHAQASYYRELLEAGVRIWLYPAPLVLHAKHLSIDDDIAVLGTSNMDMRSFALNYEMILLLPDAMVVQQIRKVEDSYRAASRELTLEEWTRRPAHLRFVDNAMRLTATLQ, encoded by the coding sequence ATGAGCGAGGTCGGCACGATCCTCTCGGTGGTCGCCGTGGTCGCCCACTTCGCGATCAACATCGCCGCGATCGGGTTCATCCCCGAGGGTCGCCGGCCCCAGACCGCGATGGCGTGGCTCATCCTGATCGCCTTCGCGCCGTTCGTGGGCGCGCTCGCGTTCCTGTTCTTCGGCAGCGCGCGCATCGGGCACCACCGCCACCGCGAGCTGACCGCCGCCAATCGCGTCATCGCCCAGGAGACGCGCGGGCTCACCGCGCCGGTCCCCGCCGACGCACCCGACTACGTCGCGCCGCTGGTGCTCCTGAACCGCCGTCTGGCGTCGATGCCGCTCACCGCCGGCAACCACGTCACGCTGCTGCCGGACTACCAGGAGTCGATCGACGAGATGATCGCGGCGATCGACCTGGCCCGCGAGCGGGTCCACGTCGAGTTCTACATCGTGGCGCTCGACGAGATGACGACGCCGTTCTTCGACGCCCTCGACCGCGCGACGGCCCGGGGGGTGACCGTCCGGCTGCTCTTCGACCACCTCGGAACCCGCCGCATCAACGGCTATCGAGCGCTCAAGCGGCGGCTGGCCGCGTCCGACATCGAGTGGCACCTGATGATGCCGCTGCTGCCCCTGAAGGGTCGCTTCCGCCGGCCCGACCTGCGCAACCACCGCAAACTGCTCGTCGTGGACGACGTCGTCGGGTTCACCGGCTCGTTGAACCTGACCCATCCCTCGTACGACAAGCCGAAGAACCGCAGGATCGGCCGCGCGTGGGTCGAGCTGTGGTGCCGGGTCGAGGGCCCCGTGGTGGCCACGATCGACGCGCTGTTCAGCGCCGACTGGGCCCTCGAGACCGGCGAGGTCCTCGACATCACGACCCACGAGGTCGAGCAGTCGCCGCACTCGTCCCGCGACGTGGTGGGCGTGGCCGCCCAGCTGATCCCCAGCGGGCCGGGCTTCGAGGAGGAGAACAACCTGCGCCTGTTCACCTCGCTGCTCTACAACGCGCGCCACCGCATCTCGCTGACCAGCCCGTACTTCGTCCCGGACGAGACGCTGCTCTACGCCGTCACCACCGCCGCGCAGCGCGGAGTCGACATCGAGCTGTTCGTCAGCGAGCAGGCCGACCAGTTCATGGTGGGGCACGCGCAGGCGTCGTACTACCGCGAGCTGCTCGAGGCCGGCGTCCGCATCTGGCTCTACCCGGCCCCACTCGTGTTGCACGCCAAGCACCTGAGCATCGACGACGACATCGCCGTCCTGGGCACCAGCAACATGGACATGCGCTCGTTCGCCCTGAACTACGAGATGATCCTGCTGCTGCCCGACGCGATGGTCGTCCAGCAGATCAGGAAGGTCGAGGACAGCTACCGCGCGGCGTCACGCGA